The following are encoded in a window of Thermodesulfobacteriota bacterium genomic DNA:
- a CDS encoding glycosyltransferase family 2 protein yields the protein MPEIMPAWPTAAGSHTPAAEPSPETSVLGLIPCYNVGAACVPVVEGARARLGSVVAVDDGSTDGTSAHLAATGVPVLTHAANRGKGAALLTGFRWALYRGFEKVLTLDGDGQHDPADIPRLLDAAAGADLVIGVREVSRKTAPLRSWVGNALSGRAFAWLSQTGIRDCQSGYRVYGARFLSRVLPRLTPGRYETEMELLLYAARNGFRLAAEPVRTIYSDESRRLSHFEPCADTLRVVGSMARGFGGYGLSREP from the coding sequence CCTCCGTCCTCGGGCTGATCCCGTGCTACAACGTGGGGGCCGCCTGCGTGCCGGTGGTGGAGGGCGCCCGGGCTCGGCTCGGGTCGGTGGTGGCGGTGGACGACGGCTCCACCGACGGCACGAGCGCGCACCTGGCCGCCACGGGGGTTCCGGTCCTCACCCACGCCGCCAACCGCGGCAAGGGCGCGGCGCTGCTCACGGGGTTTCGCTGGGCCCTGTACCGCGGATTCGAGAAGGTGCTGACCCTGGACGGGGACGGCCAGCACGACCCCGCCGACATTCCCCGGCTTCTCGACGCCGCTGCCGGCGCGGACCTGGTGATCGGCGTGCGGGAAGTCTCGCGGAAGACGGCCCCGCTCCGCAGCTGGGTCGGAAACGCGCTCTCGGGGCGGGCGTTCGCGTGGCTTTCGCAAACCGGGATCCGGGACTGCCAGTCGGGCTACCGGGTCTACGGCGCGCGTTTCCTCTCCCGGGTGTTGCCCCGTCTCACTCCCGGGCGCTACGAGACCGAGATGGAGCTCCTCCTCTACGCCGCCCGCAACGGCTTTCGACTGGCGGCCGAGCCCGTGCGAACCATCTACAGCGACGAGAGCCGACGGCTCAGCCACTTCGAGCCCTGCGCCGACACCCTCCGGGTGGTGGGTTCCATGGCCCGCGGCTTCGGCGGCTACGGCCTGTCACGCGAGCCATGA
- a CDS encoding polysaccharide deacetylase family protein, giving the protein MLNALTVDVEDWYHVCGVEGRQGLPPTSLESRVHVGLGRILDLLGEHRVTATFFVLGSIAREAPELVRDIARRGHEVASHGDAHRRLDDLTPEAFAEDLGRSLESLSSLTGRRILGFRAPQWSLRRSTWWAFEALARAGLSYDASTVPLTGMGDRSVPPWPHLVETAAGDVLELPLTTMRCFWEHLPVSGGLPLRVTPYWFVVEVLRAANRKGWPHVVYLHPWEFDPGQPRIPLPLGKRFAHYFRLGATEERLRWLLPRFPYGPAAAVLGVS; this is encoded by the coding sequence GTGCTGAACGCGCTCACCGTGGACGTGGAGGACTGGTACCACGTGTGCGGGGTCGAGGGGCGCCAGGGGCTCCCCCCCACGTCCCTCGAATCGCGGGTCCACGTGGGGCTGGGCCGGATCCTGGACCTCCTGGGGGAGCACCGGGTCACCGCCACCTTCTTCGTCCTCGGGTCCATCGCCCGGGAAGCCCCCGAGTTGGTGCGCGACATCGCCCGCCGCGGCCACGAGGTGGCCTCCCACGGCGACGCCCACCGGCGCCTGGACGACCTCACCCCGGAGGCCTTCGCCGAGGACCTGGGCCGGAGCCTCGAGAGCCTGTCGTCCCTCACGGGCCGACGGATCCTGGGCTTTCGGGCACCCCAGTGGAGTCTGCGCCGCTCCACCTGGTGGGCGTTCGAGGCGCTGGCCCGGGCGGGCCTTTCCTACGACGCGAGCACCGTGCCCCTCACGGGCATGGGGGATCGCAGCGTGCCGCCCTGGCCCCACCTGGTGGAGACCGCGGCCGGGGACGTGCTGGAGCTCCCCCTCACCACCATGCGCTGTTTCTGGGAGCACCTGCCGGTCTCCGGCGGGCTTCCCCTGCGGGTGACCCCCTACTGGTTCGTGGTGGAGGTGCTGCGGGCCGCCAACCGGAAGGGGTGGCCCCACGTGGTCTACCTCCACCCCTGGGAGTTCGACCCCGGACAGCCGCGCATCCCTCTGCCCCTGGGCAAGCGCTTCGCCCACTACTTCCGGCTCGGCGCCACCGAGGAGCGGCTGCGCTGGCTGCTCCCCCGCTTTCCCTACGGCCCGGCGGCGGCCGTGCTCGGGGTGTCGTGA
- a CDS encoding ATP-grasp domain-containing protein, with protein MSRPAGAQVAALVTDGYWRKTVAAVRALGRAGAAADVSDPRRVAPAGFSRHCRRRLRSPDPTRAPEAFAAWAFRQAASRAYSLLLPTEEASCLALSRAREGRPCAAWIPVPPPGPLEDAGDKLRAAERAQAVGIPTPATRSFGPGDRLPPGGEWVLKPRRGTGARGLRRLRGGPEAGPLARNLERRFGPLVLQSLVPGRRNGFGVSLLYDARGRCRAAFVHRKLREYPASGGVSTCAESVHRPDLVALARRYVEGEPRLPWQGLVNLEFKVHPADGTPRLLEVNPRLWGSVALAVRAGIDFPALLWELSLGRDPPPAFACREGVRLRWTVYGELAHAWQRLRRGEIPWDVLGEESHGDFLWDPADPLPFWTSLAAWGLALGTPEVWAWLRR; from the coding sequence ATGAGCCGCCCCGCGGGTGCGCAGGTTGCCGCCCTGGTGACCGACGGGTACTGGCGAAAGACGGTGGCGGCGGTGCGGGCCCTGGGCCGCGCCGGGGCCGCCGCGGACGTGTCCGATCCCCGCCGGGTGGCCCCCGCCGGGTTCTCCCGCCACTGCCGGCGCCGGCTGCGCTCGCCGGACCCGACCCGGGCCCCCGAGGCGTTTGCCGCCTGGGCCTTCCGGCAGGCGGCCTCGCGGGCCTACAGCCTGCTCCTCCCCACCGAGGAGGCGAGCTGCCTGGCCCTGAGCCGGGCCCGCGAGGGCCGCCCCTGCGCCGCGTGGATCCCCGTGCCGCCCCCCGGCCCCCTGGAGGACGCAGGCGACAAGCTCCGGGCCGCCGAGCGGGCCCAGGCGGTGGGCATCCCCACCCCCGCCACCCGCTCCTTCGGTCCGGGCGACCGGCTCCCCCCCGGGGGGGAGTGGGTCCTCAAGCCCCGCCGGGGCACCGGGGCCCGGGGGCTGCGCCGCCTGCGGGGGGGGCCGGAGGCCGGCCCCCTCGCCCGGAACCTGGAGCGCCGCTTCGGGCCGCTGGTCCTCCAGTCCCTCGTCCCCGGCCGGCGAAACGGCTTCGGGGTCTCGCTGCTCTACGACGCCCGGGGCCGGTGCCGGGCCGCCTTCGTCCACCGGAAGCTCCGCGAGTATCCCGCTTCGGGGGGGGTCTCGACCTGCGCCGAGAGCGTGCACCGCCCAGACCTGGTGGCCCTGGCCCGCCGCTACGTGGAGGGAGAGCCGCGCCTCCCGTGGCAGGGCCTGGTGAACCTCGAGTTCAAGGTCCACCCCGCCGACGGTACCCCGCGCCTCCTGGAGGTGAACCCGCGCCTGTGGGGCTCGGTGGCCCTGGCGGTGCGCGCGGGCATCGACTTTCCGGCCCTTCTCTGGGAGCTCTCGCTGGGCCGGGACCCGCCCCCGGCCTTCGCCTGCCGGGAGGGCGTGCGCCTGCGCTGGACCGTCTACGGGGAGCTCGCGCACGCCTGGCAGCGCCTGCGCCGGGGCGAGATCCCCTGGGACGTGCTGGGGGAGGAGAGCCACGGGGACTTCCTCTGGGACCCAGCCGATCCGCTGCCCTTCTGGACCTCCCTGGCCGCTTGGGGGCTGGCGCTCGGCACCCCGGAGGTCTGGGCGTGGCTGCGGCGGTGA